The proteins below come from a single Necator americanus strain Aroian chromosome V, whole genome shotgun sequence genomic window:
- a CDS encoding hypothetical protein (NECATOR_CHRV.G20502.T1) produces the protein MLLTAQTDFGLGMLRHASADEPVVVSPLSVTFALAMVQAGAKGNTREQINDIISRSASDEQTLDYYSELSESVLKATDGVQCKIANGLYLDKKFEIEKDYEDTVTKKYSAKVERHDFSKADETAKIIDEFVSTTTAGKIHDIVNADTVTGAFSLIVNAIYFTAEWVHKFPGRGPKQMFFSAEDKQREMEFMYHSKVYRYYAEDEDIQLLSLQYKDTTYAFNIFLPKKRFGLDKLLKTIDGAKIQEMLSKLENTYISLTIPKMKIETDFKLKEALMQMGVTEMFSDKADLSGITTSTPLKISEAAHKAMIEVDEGGTTAAATTISVKGRMCGNLNEPKQFGADHPFIFVLTKNNNPLFMGQFV, from the exons ATGCTCCTGACTGCACAGACGGATTTCGGGCTCGGCATGCTTCGACACGCCTCAGCCGATGAGCCCGTCGTTGTATCGCCTCTTTCAGTGACTTTCGCACTCGCCATGGTCCAGGCTGGTGCAAAGGGAAATACCAGAGAACAGATCAATGATATAATATCACGAT CTGCGTCCGATGAACAAACCCTTGACTATTATTCAGAACTATCGGAATCCGTTCTGAAAGCCACTGATGGAGTGCAATGTAAGATAGCAAATGGGCTCTACTTAGA caaaaaattcgaaatcgaGAAGGACTACGAGGATACGGTCACTAAGAAGTACTCGGCGAAAGTGGAACGTCACGATTTTAGCAAAGCAGATGAGACTGCGAAG attatCGACGAGTTTGTGAGCACAACAACGGCGGGCAAAATCCACGACATTGTGAACGCAGATACTGTTACAG GTGCTTTTTCATTAATCGTCAATGCTATCTACTTCACTGCCGAGTGGGTTCATAAATTTCCTGGTAGGGGACCAAAACAAATGTTCTTCAGTGCAGAAGACAAACAGAGGGAG ATGGAATTCATGTACCATTCCAAGGTATACAGATACTATGCTGAGGATGAAGACATTCAACTGTTGTCGTTGCAGTACAAAGACACTACATATGCGTTCAATATTTTCCTGCCAAAAAAGAG atttggaCTTGACAAACTGCTAAAGACTATTGACGGAGCAAAAATTCAGGAGATGTTATCCAAATTGGAGAATACCTATATCTCG TTGACCATCCCAAAAATGAAGATAGAAACCGATTTTAAACTGAAAGAAGCGCTAATGCAGATGGGCGTCACCGAGATGTTCAGCGACAAGGCTGACTTGAGCGGTATCACCACGTCAACACCTCTGAAGATCTCCGAGGCAGCACATAAGGCTATGATTGAG GTTGACGAAGGTGGAACTACTGCAGCTGCGACTACAATCTCTGTGAAGGGCCGTATGTGTGGGAATCTTAATGAACCAAAACAATTCGGAGCAGACcatccatttattttcgttcttACCAAAAACAATAATCCGCTATTTATGGGACAGTTTGTTTGA